The Gemmatimonadota bacterium sequence CACCCAGTGCCCTCAGCACCACCCTCTCCACCAATGAAAAATCATCGGAATCCTCGCGATTGAAATTCATAGGCTCTTTAAACGCAACTGGCGGATTCGTAATAAACCGCGGACGCCCCGAAGGATTTGGCGCAGCAGAATGCAACATATACGGATGAATCAGATACACATCACCCGCATTACCCGTCGATTCGACAAACGCCTCACATCCCTCAATCATCTTCCCAAACGAACCCGGTTCCAGCCCTTCGGGATGATCGTACAAAAACCGCGCAACCTTTGGAACCGAATCCGGCGCGAGATACGTACCCCCGCTATTGGGCAACACATCATCCCAAACCACCACCGTCAACAAACCCTGCTCTGGACTATCCAAAAAATGCCGAAAAAAATTGCCATCCTTGTGCCATCCCCTATGCTTTGCCGACGGGACATAGGGATCATCGGCATCTTTGTTAAAATTAATAATAAACCCATCTCCCCACGAAGGCTCACCGTCAATGCGCTCTGCCCCGCCCATCACATCGCATATTCCATCCCATGCTTTTGGCGCGAGATCGGCAACTGCCCGCCGATTCATCGACGGCATGTGAATGCGATCCTCCACCCAGGTCGTAGGATCATCCCTGTCATATCCCAAACGCAGATATGCCAGATCGAGCCAATCCTGAATCTCCGCCTTCTCAAAACACTCCTCTATCTTCACATATCCCTTCTCCACAAAATGCGCTGCCTGCGCGTCTGTCAATACCTTGAACGCCACAACAACCTCCTTTACTCTACCTTCAAATGCTTAAAAAAGAACGCCAGCATCGCCTGATTCACATTCCCCGGCGGTGGCGACCCCATCTTCGGCAAATACATCTCCACCTCAACACCCGCTTCATCGCACCGTTCTTTGATCGCAATTGCATGTTTGGGATGATGAACATAATGACCGCGATTTTGGGGCACCCCACCCCTTTGACTACAAAACAAAAACACAGGTGGATCGTCTTTTGTAATCAACCCGCGCATATCCACATCCGCCCGAATCTGCTTGCCCTTTTCGGTCTCCGCTTCATCAAACGTAGCCAGGCCGTAAAACGAGACATCCCTGGAATAAAAATTCTCAGCAGGCAAACCGAGTACAGATTCCCACTGAAATATATCATAGGAAAACTGGCCATTGCGAGACCCCGCCGCCACAATGCGCGAAGACTGGCGAAGCACGGGATCTTCACTATCGGGATCGGCCAGATCATCGTGAAAAGCCAGCCAAATTGAAGTTCCCGCACCAGCAGAGCCGCCATAAGAAGCGATGCGTTTGGGATCGACGTGCCACGCCTCG is a genomic window containing:
- a CDS encoding phytanoyl-CoA dioxygenase family protein, translated to MAFKVLTDAQAAHFVEKGYVKIEECFEKAEIQDWLDLAYLRLGYDRDDPTTWVEDRIHMPSMNRRAVADLAPKAWDGICDVMGGAERIDGEPSWGDGFIINFNKDADDPYVPSAKHRGWHKDGNFFRHFLDSPEQGLLTVVVWDDVLPNSGGTYLAPDSVPKVARFLYDHPEGLEPGSFGKMIEGCEAFVESTGNAGDVYLIHPYMLHSAAPNPSGRPRFITNPPVAFKEPMNFNREDSDDFSLVERVVLRALGVERLDYRITGKRERYYTEFRRERERMLVEQKARLAELEKEVV
- a CDS encoding alpha/beta hydrolase, with amino-acid sequence MRVGRWILCCILFGTTGVCAQEAERKGTPPTLENVAYGPYERNVLDFWRAESDVPAPVLIFIHGGGFVNGDKRSVRGNVIVETCLEKGVSFAAINYRFRNTAPIQDILRDAARAVQFIRYNAEAWHVDPKRIASYGGSAGAGTSIWLAFHDDLADPDSEDPVLRQSSRIVAAGSRNGQFSYDIFQWESVLGLPAENFYSRDVSFYGLATFDEAETEKGKQIRADVDMRGLITKDDPPVFLFCSQRGGVPQNRGHYVHHPKHAIAIKERCDEAGVEVEMYLPKMGSPPPGNVNQAMLAFFFKHLKVE